Proteins encoded within one genomic window of uncultured Draconibacterium sp.:
- a CDS encoding NAD(P)-dependent oxidoreductase, which produces MADQNFLPIAIDIANQKILIVGGGQSAYSKLRILQRHNAEVEILAIDVCDEIKNSGVKYIEAPYHKKYLKDYLMLYSCSNNAEQDRQIEKDCREEKVLVNIHDKPSRCQFVSPAIYRHGNISVAVSSNGENVYESIRIRNLIKDKLQLED; this is translated from the coding sequence ATGGCAGACCAAAATTTTTTACCGATTGCAATTGATATTGCCAACCAGAAAATACTGATCGTTGGTGGCGGACAAAGTGCTTACAGTAAGCTCAGGATTTTGCAGCGCCACAATGCCGAGGTTGAAATACTGGCCATTGATGTATGCGACGAAATAAAAAACAGCGGGGTGAAATACATTGAAGCACCGTACCACAAAAAATATTTAAAAGACTATTTAATGCTTTATTCCTGCTCGAATAACGCCGAGCAGGACAGGCAGATAGAAAAAGACTGTCGCGAAGAAAAGGTATTAGTTAATATTCACGATAAACCATCTCGCTGTCAGTTTGTTTCTCCTGCTATCTACCGGCATGGAAACATTTCGGTGGCAGTAAGCTCGAATGGCGAGAATGTTTATGAATCGATAAGAATAAGAAATTTAATAAAAGATAAGTTGCAACTTGAAGATTGA
- a CDS encoding DUF2061 domain-containing protein, giving the protein MARENGNTVERKRRSIVKTISWRTIGTIDTIFISWLVVGDINFAVTIGGVELFTKMTLYFFHERAWNKINFGRVKHTPIEYEI; this is encoded by the coding sequence ATGGCAAGAGAAAATGGAAATACAGTTGAAAGGAAACGAAGAAGTATCGTAAAAACGATTTCCTGGCGTACTATCGGAACCATCGATACTATTTTTATTTCGTGGTTAGTGGTGGGCGATATAAATTTTGCGGTAACCATTGGCGGCGTTGAGTTGTTTACAAAAATGACTTTATACTTTTTTCACGAGCGAGCCTGGAACAAAATCAACTTCGGAAGGGTTAAACATACACCAATTGAATACGAAATTTAA
- a CDS encoding DNA methyltransferase: MEKYLSISQAADVLGVSAETLRRWDKNGKFVSSRHPINNYRVYSEEQVLDLVEEMQLEIQYRSKLNHVATVQPFFETKNGKLFNYDAIKYLKQLETNSIDLIFADPPYNIKKAEWDTFKNQREYVDWSMEWISEAHRVLKKTGSLYVCGFSEILADIKWAAAHLFQGCKWLVWFYRNKANLGNDWGRSHESILHFRKSKDYIFNIDEVRIPYNEHTLKYPKRTQAETSQYSNGKTRGYTWEPNPLGAKPKDVFEIPTISNGAWEKYPHLTQKPVELLRKIILSSSNPDSVILDPFGGSGTTYAVAEAYDRKWLGTELELDYCNVIKTRLCDKQHISRIANAKDELDSNKRRKKLRG; encoded by the coding sequence ATGGAAAAATATTTGTCGATAAGTCAAGCTGCTGATGTTCTGGGTGTTAGTGCTGAAACCCTTAGAAGATGGGATAAAAATGGTAAATTTGTTAGTTCCAGGCATCCGATCAATAATTATCGCGTGTACTCCGAAGAACAGGTTCTTGATCTTGTTGAGGAAATGCAATTGGAGATTCAATATCGCTCAAAATTGAATCATGTTGCAACTGTTCAACCTTTTTTTGAAACGAAAAATGGTAAGCTGTTTAATTATGATGCGATAAAATATTTAAAGCAGTTGGAAACAAATTCTATTGATTTAATATTTGCCGATCCTCCCTACAATATTAAAAAGGCAGAATGGGACACCTTTAAAAATCAAAGAGAATATGTTGATTGGAGTATGGAATGGATTTCAGAAGCTCATCGTGTTCTGAAAAAGACAGGTTCCTTATATGTATGTGGCTTTTCCGAAATTCTGGCTGATATAAAATGGGCTGCGGCGCATCTTTTTCAAGGGTGCAAATGGCTGGTTTGGTTTTATAGGAATAAGGCAAATCTTGGTAATGATTGGGGCCGTTCGCATGAAAGTATTTTACATTTTCGTAAATCGAAGGATTACATTTTTAATATTGATGAAGTACGAATCCCGTACAATGAGCATACATTAAAATATCCGAAACGGACGCAGGCTGAAACTTCACAATACTCAAACGGAAAGACGAGAGGTTATACCTGGGAACCTAATCCACTTGGAGCAAAGCCAAAAGATGTTTTTGAAATTCCTACCATTTCAAATGGAGCCTGGGAAAAATATCCGCATTTAACTCAAAAGCCTGTAGAATTACTTCGAAAAATTATTTTATCGTCTTCTAATCCCGATAGTGTAATTCTTGACCCGTTTGGTGGATCGGGAACTACTTATGCTGTGGCCGAAGCTTATGATAGAAAATGGTTGGGTACTGAATTGGAATTAGATTATTGTAATGTAATCAAAACCCGCTTGTGTGATAAGCAACATATTTCGCGAATTGCAAACGCAAAAGATGAGTTAGACTCAAATAAACGACGAAAGAAATTACGTGGTTAA
- the cobA gene encoding uroporphyrinogen-III C-methyltransferase, translating to MEQFGKVYIVGAGPGPADLLTVKAHNCINAADIILYDALISRDVRALFPENAELIFVGKRAGDGVDVTERQNSIHHKIEKYAKLGKVVVRVKSGDPMIFSRGAEETSFLEEKNIPFEVVPGISAFNAASAEFGIPLTDRRGSNSLHLLSGRDVAGKLLSVKQLVSIVENRGTAVIYMGTKVLEEIYEALDTVHRECIQATIVSRSGRWDAQKFKGTLEEMVALNSETPVKTPALIYLRMEC from the coding sequence ATGGAACAGTTTGGGAAAGTATATATTGTAGGAGCAGGCCCCGGACCGGCGGATTTGCTTACCGTGAAGGCGCATAATTGTATCAACGCGGCTGATATTATTTTATACGATGCGTTGATATCGCGCGATGTTCGGGCGCTTTTCCCTGAAAATGCAGAACTTATTTTTGTGGGTAAACGTGCCGGCGATGGCGTTGACGTAACCGAGCGGCAAAATTCCATCCACCACAAAATTGAAAAATACGCTAAACTGGGGAAAGTGGTGGTGCGCGTGAAATCGGGTGACCCGATGATCTTTAGTCGGGGAGCCGAAGAAACCTCATTCTTAGAAGAAAAGAATATCCCTTTTGAAGTGGTGCCGGGTATTTCGGCGTTTAATGCGGCATCGGCGGAGTTTGGTATTCCGTTAACTGACAGGCGCGGAAGCAATTCGCTGCACTTGCTTTCGGGGCGCGATGTGGCCGGGAAATTGCTTAGTGTAAAACAACTGGTAAGTATTGTGGAAAACCGGGGCACCGCTGTAATTTATATGGGAACCAAAGTATTGGAGGAAATTTACGAGGCATTGGATACCGTCCACCGCGAGTGTATCCAGGCAACAATTGTGTCGCGCTCGGGCCGGTGGGACGCGCAAAAGTTTAAAGGAACATTGGAAGAGATGGTTGCTTTGAATAGTGAGACGCCGGTAAAAACTCCGGCTTTGATTTATTTGAGGATGGAGTGTTGA
- a CDS encoding elongation factor G, translating into MKVYKTDEVRNIALVGNAGSGKTTLAEAMLFEGGVIKRKGDVGSKNTVSDYNPIEQDYGNSVFSTLMHTEYNGKKINIMDTPGMDDLCGGVVSSLSVTALGLLTINASNGVEAGTEAAARHADHAHTPLIVVFNQLDHENSNYESTLEQCKTAFGNKTTIVQYPVDAGTGFSAIIDVLKMKMYTYKDESGKPEISDIPESELEKANELHNELVEKAAENEEALMELYFDKGTLTEDEMRKGIKLGMLDLTLSPVFCTCAKKSIGVGRLMEFITNIAPAPKEKKMGTIVAGKEVTMDASQPPSLFVFKTAVEPHVGEITYFKVMSGVVKEGLDLINSKTGNKERLSQVFVPDGKSREKVDELHAGDLGCTVKLKETRFNQTLSAKEVGTAFAPIEFPTPRHTVAAKAVADSDDEKVGEILSKIKYEDPTYVIEYSKELKQQLIHGQGEYHLNVLKWYFDNVHKVDVEYLKPKIPYRETITKPAQADYRHKKQSGGAGQFGEVHMIIEPYEEGAEPKKMFKFGDKEQKISVRAVEEHKLEWGGKLIFVNSIVGGSIDARFLPAILKGIMEKIEEGPLTGSYARDIIVYVYDGKMHPVDSNEISFKLAGRNAFSMAFKNAGPKILEPILNLDVWVPSDRMGDAMSDLQGRRAMIMGMGSEKGMEKITAKVPQKEMYKYTTALSSITGGRGVFSMSFDGYEKVPSDVQDELLKAYEAEQEEE; encoded by the coding sequence ATGAAAGTTTACAAAACCGATGAAGTTCGGAACATTGCTTTAGTTGGTAATGCCGGCAGTGGGAAAACCACCCTTGCAGAAGCTATGCTGTTCGAGGGTGGAGTTATTAAACGTAAAGGTGATGTTGGTTCAAAGAATACAGTATCCGATTACAACCCAATTGAGCAGGATTATGGCAATTCTGTTTTTTCAACCCTGATGCACACCGAATACAACGGAAAGAAAATAAATATAATGGACACCCCGGGGATGGACGATCTTTGCGGAGGTGTTGTTTCGTCGTTAAGTGTTACAGCGCTTGGTTTGTTAACGATTAATGCATCAAACGGTGTTGAGGCCGGTACCGAAGCCGCAGCCCGTCATGCCGACCATGCACACACTCCACTTATTGTGGTTTTCAATCAACTCGATCACGAAAATTCGAATTACGAAAGCACGCTTGAACAGTGCAAAACTGCCTTTGGCAATAAAACCACCATCGTTCAGTACCCTGTTGATGCAGGAACTGGTTTTTCAGCTATTATCGATGTACTTAAAATGAAAATGTACACCTATAAAGACGAAAGCGGTAAACCTGAAATTTCAGACATCCCGGAATCGGAGCTGGAAAAGGCAAACGAACTGCATAACGAACTGGTTGAAAAAGCTGCCGAAAACGAAGAAGCTTTAATGGAGCTGTATTTTGATAAAGGCACACTTACCGAAGACGAAATGCGCAAAGGTATCAAGCTCGGAATGCTTGATCTTACACTTTCCCCGGTATTCTGTACCTGTGCGAAGAAAAGTATAGGTGTTGGCCGTTTAATGGAATTTATTACCAACATTGCTCCGGCACCAAAAGAAAAGAAAATGGGTACAATCGTTGCCGGTAAAGAAGTAACAATGGATGCTTCGCAACCGCCAAGCCTTTTTGTTTTTAAAACTGCTGTTGAGCCACACGTTGGCGAGATCACTTATTTTAAAGTAATGTCGGGGGTTGTAAAAGAAGGTTTAGACCTCATCAACTCGAAAACAGGAAATAAAGAGCGTTTATCGCAGGTGTTTGTACCCGATGGTAAAAGCCGCGAAAAAGTGGACGAGCTTCATGCAGGCGACCTGGGTTGTACCGTTAAACTGAAAGAAACACGCTTTAACCAAACATTGTCGGCCAAAGAAGTTGGAACGGCATTTGCACCGATAGAATTTCCAACGCCACGCCATACTGTAGCTGCTAAAGCTGTTGCCGATTCTGACGACGAAAAAGTAGGCGAAATTTTAAGCAAGATCAAATACGAAGATCCAACTTACGTAATTGAATACTCGAAAGAATTAAAACAACAATTGATACACGGACAGGGCGAATACCACCTTAACGTATTAAAATGGTATTTCGACAACGTACACAAGGTGGATGTGGAATATTTGAAGCCAAAAATTCCGTATCGCGAAACCATTACCAAACCTGCTCAAGCGGATTACCGCCATAAAAAACAATCGGGTGGTGCCGGACAGTTTGGCGAGGTACACATGATTATTGAGCCCTACGAAGAAGGTGCTGAACCTAAAAAGATGTTCAAGTTTGGCGATAAGGAGCAGAAGATTTCGGTGCGTGCCGTTGAAGAACACAAACTGGAATGGGGCGGTAAACTGATCTTTGTAAACAGTATTGTTGGCGGATCGATTGATGCCCGTTTTTTACCGGCTATTCTGAAAGGAATTATGGAAAAAATTGAGGAAGGTCCGCTTACCGGTTCATATGCCCGCGATATTATCGTTTATGTTTACGACGGTAAAATGCACCCGGTTGACTCGAACGAAATTTCGTTTAAACTAGCCGGACGAAATGCCTTTAGCATGGCCTTTAAAAATGCCGGTCCTAAAATTCTTGAACCGATCCTTAATCTCGACGTTTGGGTACCGTCAGACCGAATGGGTGATGCAATGAGCGACTTGCAGGGACGCCGCGCCATGATTATGGGAATGGGCTCGGAAAAAGGCATGGAAAAAATTACTGCCAAAGTACCGCAAAAAGAAATGTACAAATATACCACTGCACTGAGTTCGATTACAGGTGGTAGAGGTGTATTCAGTATGAGTTTCGACGGATACGAAAAAGTACCTAGCGACGTACAGGACGAACTACTGAAAGCCTACGAAGCTGAGCAGGAAGAAGAATAG
- a CDS encoding assimilatory sulfite reductase (NADPH) flavoprotein subunit: MSLKTNPLNDAQLSALSQLVEGLNKEQAVWLNGYFEGRLAALGGVEVPAVTGTNVNTAAAAPTPQSAIKLTILYGTETGHSQGLAEKLGEKASFKGIDAQVLSLYDYNYKKLNEEDNVAIIVSTHGEGDPPDMAEDFHKYVTGPRAPQLNGVNYSVLALGDKTYKHFCKTGEEIDEALKSLGGYRVTQAVKCDVDYEQPSETWMNLFLLNLAPAETLEPEVASVPSVSSTGAGGFGEEFSKSNPYMATVLEKVRITGNDSDKEVYHVELSLEGSGLEYEPGDSLGIFTKNPEALVEDILAFTGFDPEQKVDVGEEEMSIKEALSHHLEITMLTFDLLKKYQEKTKNAELAKLLADDEALDEYLYGHDVLDLLEDFPYEWNAHKLVEVLRPIPPRLYSISSSMESVGEEVHVTVSVVRYERKNRKRNGACSSHLADSIEIDEQVPVYIDKNPSFKLPANGSKIIMVGAGTGVAPYRAFMQHRESLGIKGESWLFFGDRRFSSDFLYQTEWKKLVKNEILTKIDVAFSRDQEEKVYVQHKLKEQQKEVFDWLENGAHLYLCGDMKYMAKDVNKALLDIIQTQGGISEEQAEKYVKNLKREKRFQTDVY; the protein is encoded by the coding sequence ATGAGTTTAAAGACAAATCCATTAAATGATGCACAGTTAAGTGCTTTAAGCCAGTTGGTTGAAGGCTTGAATAAAGAGCAAGCTGTATGGTTAAATGGTTATTTTGAAGGGCGATTGGCAGCCCTTGGGGGAGTTGAAGTGCCGGCTGTTACAGGAACAAATGTTAACACTGCAGCAGCAGCTCCGACACCACAAAGTGCGATTAAGCTTACCATTTTGTATGGTACCGAAACAGGGCACTCGCAGGGGCTGGCTGAAAAATTAGGAGAGAAGGCTTCGTTTAAAGGAATTGACGCCCAGGTTTTGAGTTTGTACGATTACAATTACAAAAAGCTGAATGAAGAAGATAACGTGGCGATAATTGTTAGTACGCATGGCGAGGGCGATCCGCCTGATATGGCTGAAGATTTTCACAAATATGTAACCGGGCCGCGTGCTCCTCAGCTTAACGGAGTGAATTACTCGGTGCTGGCACTGGGCGACAAAACCTACAAGCATTTCTGTAAAACCGGCGAAGAAATTGATGAGGCATTAAAAAGCCTTGGTGGTTACCGTGTTACGCAGGCCGTAAAATGCGATGTAGATTACGAGCAGCCATCAGAAACATGGATGAACCTCTTTTTGTTGAATCTTGCACCGGCTGAAACTCTGGAGCCAGAGGTTGCGAGTGTGCCATCGGTATCTTCAACAGGAGCAGGAGGATTTGGAGAGGAATTCTCGAAATCAAATCCATACATGGCTACAGTGTTGGAGAAAGTCAGAATTACCGGAAACGATTCAGACAAGGAGGTTTACCATGTTGAACTTTCGCTGGAAGGATCGGGATTGGAATATGAGCCGGGCGATTCGCTGGGGATTTTTACAAAAAACCCTGAAGCGCTGGTTGAAGATATTCTTGCTTTTACAGGTTTCGACCCGGAGCAGAAAGTTGATGTTGGTGAAGAAGAGATGAGCATAAAAGAAGCCTTATCGCATCATCTTGAAATTACAATGCTGACATTCGATCTGCTGAAAAAATACCAGGAGAAAACAAAGAATGCAGAACTGGCCAAACTACTTGCCGACGATGAGGCACTTGACGAATATTTATATGGTCACGATGTGCTTGATCTGTTGGAAGACTTCCCATATGAGTGGAACGCGCATAAACTGGTAGAAGTTTTACGCCCGATCCCGCCACGTCTGTATTCCATTTCATCGAGCATGGAGAGTGTTGGTGAAGAAGTTCATGTAACAGTTTCGGTTGTTCGTTACGAGCGAAAGAACCGCAAACGCAACGGCGCATGTTCGTCGCACCTGGCGGATAGTATTGAGATCGATGAGCAGGTTCCGGTTTATATCGACAAAAATCCGTCGTTTAAATTGCCGGCCAACGGTTCAAAAATTATCATGGTTGGTGCCGGAACTGGTGTAGCTCCGTATCGGGCATTTATGCAGCATCGCGAGAGTTTGGGCATTAAAGGCGAGTCGTGGTTGTTCTTTGGCGACCGTCGATTCAGCTCCGATTTCCTGTACCAAACCGAGTGGAAAAAGCTGGTAAAGAACGAAATACTAACCAAAATAGATGTAGCTTTTAGTCGCGACCAGGAAGAAAAAGTTTACGTGCAACACAAGCTAAAAGAACAGCAAAAAGAGGTGTTCGATTGGCTGGAAAACGGTGCCCACTTGTATTTGTGCGGCGATATGAAATACATGGCTAAAGATGTAAATAAGGCTTTGCTTGATATCATTCAGACTCAGGGTGGTATCAGCGAGGAACAAGCCGAAAAATATGTGAAAAATTTGAAGCGTGAAAAACGTTTCCAAACCGATGTTTATTAG
- the cysI gene encoding assimilatory sulfite reductase (NADPH) hemoprotein subunit, translated as MSDNINWKELSEVEKLKHESNYLRGTLPESLADPITGAISQGDTQISKFHGIYQQWDRDVDKERKRQKLEPAFSFLIRLRMPGGKFTPQQWLAMDELSDKYANGTLKLTTRQTFQLHGVLKRNLKATIKEMNDSLMDAIAACGDVNRNVMSHANPAQSPFHAEVIDTAKKISEHLLPKTTAYHEIWLDKKLVADSKEEVEPLYGNRYLPRKFKIGIVIPPHNDCDVFSQDLGFIAIIENDKIVGYNVAVGGGLGTTFGKPETYPRTGTVIGFCTPDQIIDVAEKVVLVQRDNGNRKDRKQARLKYTIDRMGVEEFVAELTKYLGYELEPEREYSLDRNGDDFGWIKGSDKKWHLTYFVEGGRVLDRGEYKLKTALREISKVIDGDIILTGNQNLIISGVSTKVKNQVDALLKTYGVSPEDISGLRKNSIACVALPTCPLAFAEAERYLPDLVSKIETILNEHELGKEEIVIRMTGCPNGCGRPYLAEIGLIGKSPGYYNLYLGGSFNGSRLNTLYKQTINEEEILNELRPIIADFATNREAGEHFGDFVIRKSYVEEIKEGRDFKH; from the coding sequence ATGAGTGACAATATTAACTGGAAAGAGCTTTCAGAGGTTGAAAAGCTCAAGCATGAAAGTAACTACTTACGAGGAACTTTACCCGAAAGTCTGGCCGACCCGATAACAGGGGCCATCTCGCAGGGCGACACGCAAATTTCGAAATTTCACGGTATCTACCAGCAGTGGGATCGCGATGTTGACAAAGAACGAAAGCGGCAAAAGCTGGAACCGGCCTTTTCATTTCTGATCCGACTACGTATGCCCGGCGGAAAATTCACGCCGCAGCAGTGGCTGGCAATGGACGAACTTTCGGACAAATATGCCAACGGAACTTTAAAATTAACTACGCGTCAAACCTTTCAGTTGCATGGTGTGCTGAAAAGAAATCTGAAGGCAACCATTAAAGAAATGAACGACAGTCTGATGGATGCCATTGCAGCTTGCGGCGACGTAAACCGTAATGTGATGAGCCATGCCAATCCGGCGCAGTCGCCGTTTCATGCTGAGGTGATTGATACAGCTAAAAAGATCAGTGAGCATCTTTTGCCAAAAACTACTGCTTATCACGAAATCTGGCTGGATAAAAAGCTGGTTGCCGACAGTAAAGAGGAGGTGGAGCCATTGTATGGTAATCGTTACCTGCCACGTAAATTTAAAATCGGAATTGTAATTCCACCACATAACGATTGCGATGTTTTTTCGCAGGATCTGGGCTTTATTGCCATTATTGAAAACGATAAAATTGTTGGCTACAATGTTGCCGTGGGCGGTGGTTTGGGCACCACTTTTGGTAAGCCCGAAACTTATCCGAGAACCGGAACTGTAATTGGTTTTTGTACACCCGATCAGATTATTGATGTAGCCGAAAAGGTAGTACTCGTGCAACGTGATAACGGCAATCGCAAAGACAGGAAACAAGCCCGTTTGAAATATACCATAGACAGGATGGGTGTGGAAGAATTCGTAGCAGAACTGACAAAATATTTGGGCTATGAGTTGGAACCGGAACGTGAATATTCTTTAGACCGGAACGGCGATGATTTTGGCTGGATAAAAGGCAGCGATAAAAAGTGGCACCTCACTTATTTTGTTGAAGGCGGTCGTGTGCTCGATCGGGGTGAATACAAGCTAAAAACTGCCCTTCGTGAGATATCAAAAGTGATTGACGGTGATATTATTCTAACCGGAAATCAGAATCTGATCATTTCGGGAGTGAGCACAAAAGTGAAAAACCAGGTTGATGCATTGCTAAAAACTTATGGGGTGTCTCCTGAAGATATCTCCGGATTGCGAAAGAATTCGATAGCTTGTGTTGCTTTGCCAACTTGTCCGCTGGCTTTTGCCGAGGCCGAACGTTACCTGCCAGATTTAGTGTCGAAAATTGAAACAATTCTGAATGAACACGAGTTGGGCAAAGAAGAAATCGTAATCCGCATGACCGGTTGCCCAAATGGTTGCGGACGACCGTACCTGGCAGAGATTGGCCTGATTGGTAAATCACCGGGCTACTACAACTTATACCTTGGTGGAAGTTTTAACGGATCGCGTTTGAACACCCTGTATAAACAAACCATCAACGAGGAAGAGATACTGAACGAGCTGCGTCCGATTATTGCTGATTTTGCAACAAACCGCGAAGCCGGCGAGCATTTTGGCGACTTTGTTATCCGCAAAAGCTACGTGGAGGAAATCAAAGAAGGCCGGGATTTTAAGCACTAA
- the hemE gene encoding uroporphyrinogen decarboxylase, whose protein sequence is MEKGIFIKTLEGQKTERPPVWFMRQAGRVLPSYLEMRKQYSFKELMRDPELAAKVTLLPVYDLGVDAAILFSDILVIPEAMGMELTFTDSGPRFATALKDLDDPMTLINPDATKLEYIYDVIDKIQETKPADFPLIGFCGAPFTTLCYMVQGLGTNHTFPDAVSLLYKDKKLAKQLLGAITELSIEYALNQVKHGIAAFQIFETHAGLIPADLYMELIMPFVRKISAAVMETGTPTIFLPKGLGTGLKQLQPGDANFISVDWQVPIKEAREMIPTDMGVQGNLDPRILFANQEVIEAKLQEYLSFGAEEDKWIFNVGHGFVPGIPVENAKFVVDWIKSANWNS, encoded by the coding sequence ATGGAAAAAGGAATCTTTATAAAAACACTTGAGGGGCAAAAAACAGAACGGCCGCCGGTGTGGTTTATGCGTCAGGCGGGAAGAGTGTTGCCGTCGTACCTTGAAATGCGAAAGCAATACAGCTTTAAAGAACTGATGCGCGATCCGGAGCTGGCAGCCAAAGTTACCTTGCTTCCGGTTTACGATTTGGGTGTTGACGCAGCTATTCTTTTTTCCGATATCCTTGTAATTCCCGAGGCGATGGGAATGGAATTGACCTTCACCGACTCGGGGCCACGATTTGCTACGGCCTTAAAAGATCTTGACGATCCGATGACGCTCATCAATCCTGACGCCACAAAACTGGAATACATTTACGATGTTATCGATAAAATACAGGAAACCAAACCAGCGGACTTTCCGTTGATCGGTTTCTGCGGAGCGCCATTTACCACGCTTTGTTACATGGTGCAGGGACTGGGAACGAACCACACTTTCCCGGATGCGGTTTCGCTGTTATATAAAGACAAGAAACTGGCAAAACAACTGTTAGGTGCCATTACTGAGCTATCAATCGAATATGCGCTGAACCAGGTAAAACATGGTATTGCCGCATTTCAGATCTTTGAAACGCACGCCGGACTTATTCCTGCCGATTTGTATATGGAATTGATTATGCCGTTTGTACGGAAAATATCAGCGGCAGTGATGGAAACAGGCACGCCAACTATTTTCTTACCAAAAGGATTGGGAACGGGCTTAAAACAATTGCAACCCGGCGATGCTAATTTCATCAGTGTCGACTGGCAGGTGCCAATTAAAGAAGCACGCGAAATGATTCCGACAGACATGGGCGTTCAGGGAAATCTTGATCCACGCATTCTGTTTGCCAATCAGGAAGTAATTGAAGCAAAATTGCAGGAATACCTTTCGTTTGGTGCAGAAGAAGACAAATGGATTTTTAATGTAGGCCATGGTTTTGTTCCCGGCATTCCGGTTGAAAATGCTAAATTCGTTGTCGACTGGATAAAAAGTGCAAACTGGAACAGTTGA
- a CDS encoding NAD(P)H-binding protein, with protein sequence MRTTVSILGCGWLGTALGRSLLRKGWKVKGSVASTQSYNRLEVSGISAFYVKAKAQSLTVDYNSFFNTDVLIISIPPTRTDCVEDSFPQKIEQIIAKVEELNIKKVLFISSTSVYESKNTEVKEGDEGTPEKASGRALLKAEKLLLNNPAFQTTVIRFGGLIGYDRNPARFVQGKNNPVFDAPVNLIHRDDCVNIITQIIEKDIWGEVFNASSPEHPGRNEFYAKAAKISDLPIPVFSKDKGSYKVINSDKLIEALDYKFVYQSPMDYLKEVEEWVYRI encoded by the coding sequence ATGAGAACAACAGTATCGATATTAGGTTGCGGATGGTTAGGAACAGCGTTGGGGAGATCATTGCTACGGAAAGGCTGGAAAGTTAAAGGTTCGGTGGCGTCAACGCAAAGTTACAACCGATTGGAGGTAAGTGGAATTAGTGCATTTTATGTGAAAGCCAAAGCGCAATCACTAACGGTGGATTACAATAGCTTTTTTAATACGGATGTGCTGATCATTTCCATTCCGCCAACACGAACAGATTGTGTTGAGGATTCATTTCCACAAAAGATTGAGCAGATAATTGCCAAAGTAGAGGAGCTTAACATCAAAAAGGTGTTATTCATTTCTTCAACTTCGGTATACGAATCGAAAAACACAGAAGTAAAAGAAGGTGACGAGGGCACTCCGGAAAAGGCAAGTGGCCGGGCTTTGTTAAAAGCGGAAAAGCTGTTGCTGAATAATCCGGCATTTCAAACAACGGTAATTCGTTTTGGCGGTTTAATTGGTTACGACCGTAATCCCGCACGCTTTGTACAAGGCAAAAATAATCCGGTTTTTGATGCACCTGTAAATCTGATTCACCGCGACGACTGCGTGAATATCATCACTCAAATTATTGAAAAAGATATTTGGGGCGAGGTGTTTAATGCATCGAGTCCTGAGCATCCCGGACGAAATGAGTTTTATGCAAAAGCGGCAAAGATCAGTGATCTGCCAATTCCGGTGTTTTCAAAAGACAAAGGAAGCTATAAAGTGATTAACAGCGATAAACTCATCGAGGCATTGGATTATAAGTTCGTGTATCAAAGTCCGATGGACTATTTAAAAGAAGTGGAAGAGTGGGTTTATAGAATTTAG